From the genome of Patescibacteria group bacterium, one region includes:
- a CDS encoding M23 family metallopeptidase has protein sequence MTDKLSDKIFKCLKQGLKESSKPLVVAVVLILLVFLNASKKSKDIVFLPTDIPEIASVRDIFVSAMQKPKAELPEFVTIDDNSFKAAIPPYVLTPQVLGALIGGLDIEDVQRREIIEYTVGDGDTLWQIARAFDVSLETLMWANELTHTVLIRPGQKLIIPPVTGVIHHVKVGETVSDIAAIYKAKSEEITSYNQLSGEADIFVGDILIIPNGTMPVITQYARTWVPLSKSYFMCPISAPCRITQNLHWYNAIDFSHGKCGEAIRAAAGGQVLRVNLTQSTSRWAFSGAGNHITILHPNGVVTMYGHIRTSLVSPGETVYQGQTIALMGGMPGTAGAGMSTGCHVHFSVRGSSNPFR, from the coding sequence ATGACTGATAAGCTGTCAGATAAGATTTTTAAGTGTTTAAAACAAGGTTTAAAAGAGTCCTCAAAGCCGCTTGTGGTGGCGGTTGTTTTGATTCTCTTGGTTTTTTTAAATGCTTCAAAAAAAAGCAAAGATATTGTATTTCTACCAACTGATATACCTGAAATTGCCAGCGTGAGAGATATTTTTGTAAGTGCAATGCAAAAGCCAAAAGCAGAGCTGCCAGAGTTTGTTACTATTGACGACAATAGTTTCAAAGCAGCTATTCCTCCTTACGTTTTAACCCCACAGGTTTTAGGCGCCTTGATAGGCGGTTTAGATATTGAAGATGTCCAAAGAAGAGAAATTATTGAATATACTGTTGGAGACGGAGATACTCTCTGGCAAATTGCTAGAGCATTTGATGTTTCTTTGGAAACTCTGATGTGGGCTAACGAACTAACTCATACTGTTTTAATAAGACCTGGTCAGAAGTTAATAATTCCTCCAGTTACAGGTGTTATTCACCATGTGAAAGTTGGAGAGACTGTAAGTGATATAGCCGCAATTTATAAGGCTAAATCAGAGGAAATAACTTCATATAACCAGCTTTCTGGGGAAGCCGACATATTTGTTGGAGATATTTTGATCATTCCAAATGGAACAATGCCTGTAATAACTCAATATGCCAGAACATGGGTGCCACTTAGTAAAAGCTATTTTATGTGTCCTATATCTGCTCCTTGCAGAATCACTCAAAACCTTCACTGGTATAATGCAATTGATTTTAGCCATGGTAAATGCGGAGAAGCAATTCGTGCTGCAGCAGGAGGACAGGTTTTAAGGGTAAATTTAACTCAATCTACTTCTCGCTGGGCTTTTAGCGGAGCAGGGAATCATATTACGATTCTTCATCCGAATGGAGTTGTAACAATGTACGGTCATATTAGGACAAGCCTGGTTAGTCCAGGAGAGACTGTGTATCAAGGC
- the rsmA gene encoding 16S rRNA (adenine(1518)-N(6)/adenine(1519)-N(6))-dimethyltransferase RsmA gives MSVKNVKNLLKSYGIRPLKKLGQNFLINEKVFEKILKTADLSSKDVVLEIGPGIGNLTLKLARKAKKVIAIEKDKKMCEILVQVLKDENIENVQIINHDILKLDISPYIKPPYKLVANLPYYITSPVIRKFLEFHKPPKLIVLMIQKEVAQRICAKPGKMSILAVSVQFYANPKIISYISKKSFWPQPKVDSAIIKIVPKKIKVSDEFVKKFFKIIKAGFSQPRKQLVNNFSKKLGLKKEKIKGWLLENNVKPSQRAETLSVDKWKRLTKSSKIQ, from the coding sequence ATGAGTGTAAAAAATGTGAAAAATCTGTTGAAAAGCTATGGGATAAGGCCTTTGAAAAAACTGGGCCAGAATTTTTTAATTAATGAAAAAGTTTTTGAAAAAATACTAAAAACTGCTGATTTATCTAGTAAAGATGTGGTTCTTGAGATCGGACCTGGTATTGGAAATCTGACTTTGAAATTAGCAAGAAAAGCTAAAAAAGTGATTGCAATAGAAAAGGACAAAAAAATGTGTGAAATCCTTGTTCAGGTTTTAAAAGATGAAAATATTGAGAATGTTCAAATAATTAATCATGATATTTTAAAACTAGACATTAGCCCTTATATCAAGCCACCTTATAAGTTGGTAGCTAATTTGCCTTATTACATTACTTCTCCTGTTATTAGGAAATTCTTAGAATTTCACAAACCTCCAAAATTAATAGTCTTAATGATCCAAAAAGAAGTTGCTCAAAGAATATGTGCTAAGCCTGGCAAAATGAGTATTTTAGCAGTTTCAGTTCAGTTTTATGCTAATCCAAAAATAATTTCTTACATCTCAAAAAAATCATTCTGGCCACAACCTAAAGTAGATTCTGCAATTATTAAGATTGTTCCTAAAAAAATTAAGGTTTCAGATGAATTTGTTAAAAAATTCTTTAAAATCATTAAAGCTGGATTCTCTCAGCCAAGAAAACAATTAGTAAATAATTTTTCAAAAAAATTAGGTCTTAAAAAAGAAAAAATTAAGGGCTGGCTTTTGGAAAATAATGTTAAACCAAGTCAAAGAGCAGAAACTTTAAGTGTTGATAAGTGGAAAAGATTAACAAAAAGTTCTAAAATTCAATAA